The following are from one region of the Vitis riparia cultivar Riparia Gloire de Montpellier isolate 1030 chromosome 9, EGFV_Vit.rip_1.0, whole genome shotgun sequence genome:
- the LOC117922355 gene encoding disease resistance protein SUMM2-like: MGNICSISISVDHPISSCWNRTTEHANYLCKLPENLVALGTACKRLGEFRNDVMRRVDIAEREQKQRLDQVQGWLSRVENLETQVSRLIEDGTEEIEKKCLGGCCPRRCSTRYKLGKRVARKLKEVDNLMSQGFFDLLAERLPSPRVGERPSEATVGMDSRLDKVRSSMDEERVGIIGLYGLGGVGKTTLLTQINNAFTKTTRDFDFVIWATVSKNVNLENIQDEIWKKIGFCDDKWKSTSREEKATSIWRVLSEKRFVLLLDDLWERLDLSDVGVPFQNKKNKIVFTTRSEEVCAQMEADKKIKVECLTWTESWELFRMKLGEDTLDFHPEISELAQAVAQECCGLPLVLTTMGRAMACKKTPQEWKHAIRVFQSSASKLPDMGDRVFPLLKYSYDCLPTEVARSCFLYCSLYPEDAEMSKSSLINRWICEGFLDEFDDWEGAENQGYNIIGTLIHACLLEEGNVDYRVKLHDVIRDMALWIARETGKEQDKFLVKAGSTLTEAPEVAEWMGPKRISLMNNQIEKLTGSPICPNLSTLFLGENSLKMITDSFFQFMPNLRVLDLSDNSITELPRGISNLVSLRYLDLSLTEIKELPIELKNLGNLKCLVLSDMPQLSSIPEQLISSLLMLQVINMFDCGICDGDEALVEELESLKYLHDLGVTITSTSAFKRLLSSDKLRSCISMVCLRNFNGSSSFNITSLGNVKRLDVLRISNCGSLEDLEIDWVGEGKKTVESNYLNSKVSSHNSFHSLELVGIESCSRLKDLTWVAFAPNLKALAIIDCDQMQEVIGTGKCGESAENGENLSPFVKLQVLTLDDLPQLKSIFWKALPFIYLNRIIVRNCPLLKKLPLNANSAKGHRIVISGQTEWWNEVEWEDEATHNAFLPCFVPIEE; the protein is encoded by the coding sequence ATGGGCAACATTTGCTCCATCTCAATCTCCGTTGACCACCCTATCTCTAGTTGCTGGAATCGCACTACTGAACATGCAAATTACCTGTGCAAACTCCCAGAAAATCTGGTAGCTCTGGGAACTGCTTGTAAAAGATTGGGGGAGTTCAGGAACGATGTGATGAGGAGGGTGGATATCGCTGAGAGGGAACAAAAGCAGCGGCTCGACCAAGTACAAGGGTGGCTTTCAAGGGTCGAAAATCTGGAAACTCAAGTCAGTCGACTCATTGAAGATGGCACTGAGGAGATTGAGAAGAAATGTCTCGGTGGTTGTTGTCCTAGGCGTTGCAGCACCAGATACAAGTTGGGGAAGAGAGTGGCTAGAAAGTTGAAAGAAGTGGACAATCTAATGAGCCAAGGATTTTTTGATCTGCTGGCTGAGAGGTTACCTTCACCTCGCGTAGGTGAAAGGCCAAGTGAAGCAACTGTCGGCATGGATTCGAGGCTTGACAAGGTTCGGAGCAGCATGGACGAAGAACGAGTGGGAATTATCGGCCTATATGGGTTAGGAGGTGTTGGAAAAACCACCCTCTTAACCCAAATCAATAATGCTTTTACTAAAACAACCcgtgattttgattttgtgatCTGGGCTACAGTTTCCAAAAATGTAAACCTTGAAAACATTCAGGACGAGATCTGGAAGAAGATAGGGTTTTGTGATGATAAATGGAAAAGCACAAGTCGAGAGGAGAAAGCTACGAGCATCTGGAGAGTCCTGAGCGAAAAGAGGTTTGTGCTGTTGCTAGATGATTTATGGGAGCGGTTGGATTTATCAGACGTCGGGGTCCCattccaaaataagaaaaataagatagtATTCACTACTCGATCAGAAGAGGTGTGCGCTCAAATGGAAGCTGACAAGAAGATCAAAGTGGAATGCCTAACATGGACAGAATCCTGGGAATTGTTTCGAATGAAGCTTGGAGAAGACACTCTCGATTTCCATCCTGAGATATCGGAGCTCGCTCAAGCCGTCGCACAAGAGTGTTGCGGTTTGCCACTTGTGCTAACTACCATGGGCAGAGCCATGGCTTGTAAGAAGACGCCGCAGGAATGGAAACATGCAATTAGAGTGTTCCAAAGCTCTGCCTCAAAATTGCCAGATATGGGGGACAGAGTGTTTCCTCTTTTAAAATACAGTTATGATTGCTTACCCACCGAAGTTGCCAGATCTTGCTTCTTGTATTGTTCTCTATATCCGGAAGATGCTGAGATGTCAAAATCAAGTTTGATAAACCGTTGGATTTGTGAAGGCTTTTTAGATGAATTTGATGACTGGGAGGGAGCAGAAAACCAGGGTTACAACATTATTGGCACTCTGATTCATGCATGTCTATTAGAAGAAGGTAATGTTGATTATAGAGTAAAACTGCATGATGTAATCCGTGATATGGCATTGTGGATAGCTCGTGAAACTGGGAAGGAGCAGGACAAGTTCTTGGTGAAGGCCGGCAGTACGTTAACTGAAGCTCCTGAAGTTGCTGAATGGATGGGGCCAAAAAGGATTTCACTGATGAATAACCAAATCGAGAAACTAACAGGGTCTCCCATTTGCCCCAATCTCTCAACTTTGTTTCTTGGGGAAAATAGTTTGAAGATGATCACTGATAGTTTCTTCCAGTTTATGCCAAATCTAAGAGTTTTAGACTTGTCAGATAATAGCATAACTGAATTACCACGGGGAATCTCTAATTTGGTTTCACTACGATATCTCGACCTATCACTCACTGAAATAAAAGAGTTGCCAATTGAGTTGAAGAACCTGGGTAACTTGAAATGTTTGGTGTTGAGTGACATGCCTCAACTTTCTTCAATTCCAGAGCAGTTGATATCAAGTCTTTTGATGTTGCAAGTGATTAATATGTTCGACTGTGGAATTTGTGATGGTGATGAAGCCTTGGTTGAGGAATTGGAGTCCTTAAAGTACTTGCATGATTTAGGTGTCACTATAACAAGTACCTCTGCTTTCAAAAGGCTTCTAAGCTCTGACAAGCTAAGAAGCTGCATTTCCATGGTATGCCTCAGGAATTTCAACGGTTCAAGCTCTTTCAATATAACATCTCTCGGCAATGTAAAGCGTCTCGATGTGCTCCGTATCTCAAACTGTGGCTCATTGGAAGATTTGGAGATTGATTGGGTTggggaaggaaagaaaacagTAGAATCTAATTACCTTAACTCAAAGGTCAGTTCCCACAACAGTTTCCACAGCCTTGAGTTGGTGGGCATCGAAAGCTGTTCGAGGTTGAAGGACCTCACATGGGTTGCTTTTGCTCCAAACCTTAAAGCGCTTGCAATAATTGATTGTGATCAAATGCAAGAAGTAATAGGTACCGGTAAATGTGGTGAATCTGCAGAGAATGGAGAGAACCTGAGTCCATTTGTCAAACTCCAAGTACTTACGTTAGATGATCTACCACAATTGAAGAGCATATTTTGGAAAGCCCTGCCATTTATCTACTTAAATAGAATCATTGTACGTAATTGTCCACTTCTAAAGAAGCTGCCACTCAACGCCAACAGTGCCAAGGGACATCGAATTGTCATTTCCGGACAAACCGAGTGGTGGAATGAAGTAGAGTGGGAGGATGAGGCAACTCACAACGCTTTTCTTCCATGTTTCGTACCTATTGAAGAATAA